The proteins below come from a single bacterium genomic window:
- a CDS encoding helix-turn-helix domain-containing protein, which yields MPHPFPVFYFNNLCPFWQVPFFPIGADCSRSLRGRRGGRPKSLHKVRVDLAKKLHEEKKHTVSQICNIVGVSPPTLYAYIKIKSGNSGKASV from the coding sequence GTGCCCCATCCATTCCCAGTGTTTTATTTTAACAACTTATGCCCTTTCTGGCAAGTACCATTTTTCCCGATTGGAGCAGATTGTAGCAGGAGTCTAAGAGGCAGGAGAGGTGGAAGGCCCAAGAGCCTTCATAAAGTCCGGGTTGACCTGGCCAAGAAGCTTCACGAGGAAAAAAAGCATACTGTCAGCCAAATCTGTAATATCGTCGGAGTATCTCCACCTACGCTTTACGCCTATATCAAAATCAAATCTGGGAATAGTGGTAAGGCTTCGGTTTAA
- a CDS encoding endonuclease/exonuclease/phosphatase family protein: MTYNVHSCIGRDRKASPFRIAEVIAQCDPDIVALQEVDVGRARTGGVDQAQTIADHLNMDFHFHPAIKIEEERYGNAILSRYPMHLASAGPLPTFPAFRPLEKRGALRSIVNLGSRTIQVINTHLGLNRRERMVQADALLGSDWLTHPTCRPPFIICGDFNAMPGSAVYQKFRKVLLDAQHCLSSRRPSNTWPTLYPFIRIDHAFISPEITVRRIETPRTPLTRLASDHLPLIIDVHL; encoded by the coding sequence ATGACCTACAACGTCCACAGTTGCATTGGAAGGGACAGAAAAGCATCCCCTTTCCGGATAGCCGAGGTCATTGCGCAGTGCGATCCTGATATTGTTGCCCTTCAGGAGGTCGATGTAGGCCGGGCCCGTACCGGCGGGGTCGATCAGGCCCAGACAATTGCCGATCACCTGAATATGGATTTCCATTTCCATCCGGCCATCAAAATCGAAGAAGAGCGCTATGGCAACGCCATCCTGAGCCGTTATCCGATGCATTTGGCCAGCGCAGGACCGCTTCCGACATTCCCTGCTTTTCGCCCCCTGGAAAAAAGGGGTGCACTGCGGAGCATAGTCAACCTCGGCAGCCGAACGATCCAGGTTATTAATACCCACCTGGGGCTTAACCGCCGTGAGCGGATGGTTCAGGCCGATGCCCTTCTTGGATCGGACTGGCTGACCCATCCGACCTGCCGACCGCCATTTATCATCTGTGGTGATTTCAATGCCATGCCCGGCTCTGCCGTCTACCAAAAGTTCCGGAAAGTGCTGCTTGACGCTCAGCACTGCCTGAGCAGCCGCCGTCCTTCCAATACCTGGCCAACCCTGTACCCTTTTATCCGCATTGATCATGCCTTTATCAGCCCTGAGATTACGGTGCGCCGCATCGAGACCCCCCG